One window of Anaerolineales bacterium genomic DNA carries:
- a CDS encoding peptidase S10, giving the protein MPEKPDDKKEEKKDEKPSPKDNIVTTKHTARIGGRTVKYTVTAGTMVLKEEVNDKEKDAEVEKPRAQIFFTAYTRDDVRDKSKRPITFSFNGGPGSSSVWLHLGVLGPRRVVLTDDGEMPKPPFQLTDNEYSILDETDLVFIDPMSTGFSRPVEGEKSREWHTFSKDIASVGDFIRLYTTRYNRWLSPKFLAGESYGTTRAAGLSGYLADRHGMLLNGLMLVSAVLDFTTLDFNHNNDLPYILFVPGYTATAWYHGKLDKKIPLKTWLKESEEFAIGEYATALLKDASLSKEERRKIAEKLSRLTGISVEFIERGNLRIHTFHFFKELLRDKGKTVGRLDSRFTGTDRLGVTETFEYDPLFAQVNGPYTAAFNDYIRSELKFETDTPYEILSDKVWRQWSYSYFENQYVNVAETLRAAMTFNKYLKVFVANGYYDLGTPYFATEYTFDHLALDESLRKNVSMGYYEAGHMMYIHMPSLKQMKKDLSKFIKDAS; this is encoded by the coding sequence ATGCCCGAAAAACCCGACGACAAAAAGGAAGAAAAGAAAGACGAAAAACCCAGCCCGAAAGACAACATAGTAACCACCAAACACACAGCGCGGATCGGCGGCAGGACTGTCAAGTACACTGTCACTGCCGGGACGATGGTCTTGAAGGAGGAGGTCAACGACAAGGAGAAGGATGCCGAGGTCGAAAAGCCGCGCGCGCAGATCTTCTTCACCGCCTACACCCGCGACGATGTGAGAGATAAATCGAAGCGTCCCATCACCTTTTCCTTCAACGGCGGACCCGGCTCCTCCTCCGTCTGGCTGCATCTTGGTGTGCTCGGTCCGCGCCGCGTGGTGTTGACCGACGACGGTGAAATGCCCAAGCCGCCCTTCCAATTGACCGATAACGAATATTCCATCCTCGACGAGACCGATCTGGTTTTCATTGACCCGATGAGCACCGGCTTTAGCCGACCGGTCGAAGGCGAGAAATCGCGCGAATGGCATACCTTCTCGAAGGATATCGCCTCGGTCGGAGATTTCATCCGCTTGTACACCACGCGATACAACCGCTGGCTCTCGCCAAAATTTCTCGCGGGTGAATCCTACGGCACGACCCGGGCGGCGGGACTTTCCGGATATCTGGCAGACCGTCACGGCATGTTGTTGAACGGGCTCATGCTTGTTTCCGCCGTGCTCGATTTCACCACGCTCGACTTCAATCACAATAACGATTTACCCTATATTCTTTTCGTGCCGGGCTACACCGCAACAGCGTGGTATCACGGCAAACTTGATAAAAAGATCCCCCTCAAGACCTGGCTCAAAGAATCGGAAGAGTTCGCCATCGGTGAATATGCAACGGCATTGTTGAAGGATGCCTCGCTCTCCAAAGAGGAAAGAAGAAAGATCGCAGAAAAACTCTCCCGCCTCACCGGAATCTCCGTCGAATTCATCGAACGCGGCAACCTGCGCATCCACACCTTCCACTTCTTCAAGGAACTCCTGCGCGATAAAGGAAAAACCGTCGGCCGCCTCGACAGCCGCTTCACCGGTACCGACCGCCTCGGCGTGACCGAAACCTTCGAATACGACCCGCTCTTTGCGCAGGTCAATGGTCCGTACACCGCGGCATTCAACGATTACATCCGCTCGGAACTCAAGTTCGAGACCGACACGCCGTACGAAATCCTGAGCGATAAAGTCTGGCGGCAATGGTCGTACTCCTATTTCGAGAATCAATACGTCAATGTCGCCGAAACCCTGCGCGCCGCAATGACCTTCAATAAATATCTCAAGGTCTTCGTTGCGAACGGGTATTACGACCTCGGCACACCCTACTTCGCCACCGAATACACATTCGACCATCTCGCCCTCGACGAGTCGCTTCGCAAAAACGTCAGCATGGGCTATTATGAAGCCGGCCACATGATGTACATCCACATGCCTTCTCTCAAGCAGATGAAGAAGGATTTGAGCAAGTTCATCAAGGATGCGAGTTAA
- a CDS encoding bifunctional sulfate adenylyltransferase/adenylylsulfate kinase, protein MKKANLINPYGGKLVDLVVTGAERDELIARAGHLPSIKITMRNLCDLELIATGGFSPLTTFMGKADYERVLKEMRLSDGTFFPLPITLTADPKELPTVGEELALRNANFELIAVMTLDEVYHWDAETEAALAYGSTDSKHPMVSEMGRWNKVCISGPLKVVNLPKYYDFVDLRLTPAQVRERLEKMGNDNVVAFQTRNPLHRIHEELTKRAAAQVNGSLIVHPTVGLTKPGDVDHYTRVRTYKALVDNHYDRNTTMLSLLPLAMRMAGPKEAILHAIIRRNHGANHFIVGRDHAGPGNDSAGKPFYGPYDAQELMKQYEHEIGVKMVPFEMLVYLPDEDRYVEEKDVPKGAKTANISGTQVRDEFLAKGRLLPEWFTRPETAEILREMYPPRHKQGFCIWFTGLSGSGKSATTQVLTTLMLERGRETAILDGDVVRTHLSKGLGFSKEDRDTNILRIGFVAGEIAHAGGIVICAAISPYRATREEARKMVGENFIEVYMDTPVEVCEQRDVKGLYAKARQAVADGKPMGFTGVDDPYEPPIKPEITLKGYGATPEENARIIIKYLEEQGFLLPVK, encoded by the coding sequence ATGAAGAAAGCCAATCTTATTAATCCCTACGGTGGAAAGCTGGTCGATCTGGTCGTGACAGGCGCCGAGCGCGATGAATTGATCGCGCGCGCGGGCCACCTGCCGTCCATCAAGATCACCATGCGCAATCTGTGCGACCTGGAATTGATCGCCACGGGCGGGTTTTCACCCCTGACCACATTCATGGGGAAAGCGGATTACGAACGCGTGCTCAAGGAAATGAGACTCTCGGACGGAACCTTCTTCCCCCTCCCCATCACCTTGACAGCTGACCCAAAAGAACTGCCGACTGTCGGTGAGGAGCTTGCGCTTCGCAACGCAAATTTCGAACTGATCGCTGTGATGACCCTCGACGAGGTCTATCATTGGGATGCCGAGACCGAAGCCGCTCTCGCATACGGTTCGACCGACTCCAAACACCCCATGGTTTCGGAAATGGGGCGCTGGAACAAGGTCTGCATTTCCGGACCGTTGAAAGTGGTGAACCTGCCCAAATATTATGATTTTGTGGACCTGCGCCTCACCCCGGCTCAAGTGCGTGAACGGCTCGAAAAGATGGGCAATGACAATGTCGTAGCATTCCAAACCCGCAATCCATTGCACCGCATTCACGAAGAATTGACCAAGCGTGCCGCGGCACAGGTTAATGGTTCGTTGATCGTTCATCCCACAGTGGGGTTGACCAAGCCCGGTGACGTGGACCACTATACCCGCGTCCGCACATACAAGGCATTGGTCGATAATCACTATGACAGGAACACGACCATGCTCAGCCTGCTTCCGCTGGCAATGCGCATGGCTGGACCGAAGGAAGCCATCCTTCATGCCATCATCCGCCGCAACCACGGCGCGAATCATTTCATTGTCGGTCGCGATCATGCGGGGCCGGGAAATGACTCCGCGGGCAAACCGTTCTACGGTCCGTATGATGCGCAGGAATTGATGAAGCAGTACGAGCATGAGATCGGCGTCAAGATGGTCCCGTTTGAAATGCTCGTTTATCTCCCTGACGAAGATCGCTATGTTGAAGAGAAGGACGTGCCGAAGGGCGCAAAGACCGCCAACATCTCCGGCACGCAGGTTCGTGATGAATTTCTCGCCAAGGGCAGACTTCTCCCCGAATGGTTCACGCGCCCCGAGACCGCAGAAATTCTTCGCGAGATGTATCCTCCGCGCCACAAGCAGGGATTTTGCATCTGGTTTACCGGCTTGAGTGGTTCGGGTAAATCCGCCACCACCCAGGTCCTCACCACCCTCATGCTCGAACGCGGACGTGAGACCGCCATCCTCGATGGCGATGTCGTCCGCACCCATCTCTCCAAGGGTCTCGGCTTCAGCAAGGAAGACCGCGACACGAACATCCTTCGCATCGGATTCGTTGCCGGAGAAATCGCGCATGCCGGCGGCATCGTCATCTGCGCCGCGATCAGCCCGTACCGCGCCACTCGCGAAGAAGCCCGCAAAATGGTCGGCGAAAATTTCATCGAAGTTTACATGGATACGCCCGTTGAAGTCTGTGAACAACGCGACGTGAAAGGTCTCTACGCCAAAGCCCGCCAGGCTGTCGCGGATGGGAAACCAATGGGCTTCACCGGCGTCGACGATCCATACGAGCCGCCCATCAAGCCGGAGATCACGCTCAAAGGCTACGGCGCCACACCGGAGGAAAACGCCCGCATCATCATCAAATATCTTGAAGAACAGGGATTCCTGCTGCCGGTGAAGTAA
- a CDS encoding phospholipid carrier-dependent glycosyltransferase has protein sequence MTKPLLASSLILGLLALSGTFLILYATPQGMGLSDDSIAYIAGARSILDGQGYREAWLASNQPVTHFPPGFSSVLALVGISGLDPLRGTRLVNSILFGANIFLLGLIGWRMTKSKVAGMLLAILFFLNGQLFRVHTTAMSEPLYIFFTLAAFLSFWKYFTPPAENMGKDRSAGFLFLSAILTAFAYLTRYAGLALLATFLVSLFILHETLKKRFIGAGIFFAGFVPFAFAWGIRNRLLTDNTTNRTLVYHPITLENVQLGISNFAAFVLPVEEWRRELIKVPNLFSIIFALIVLVLLIWVVAKAFKKLSNPSLETPEVLPFISTLYIFGYLASILSSMTWFDASTKFQLRILAPVYVNLLIMAVYFGWRLWHSATSSSRFTFYALRTTFIIFLIYGFTTSALNYYNTLTQLRKGGQGYASFQWFDSEAMDFLSQLPEGTRIYSNQVPPVYLYTGRPGYVLPDLVDPVTGLPRGNTDEGIAMLQADVLSGDAALALFDFGTQDENVQSIHLSLADGLYLAFDKQGDKIYTAYP, from the coding sequence ATGACCAAGCCCCTTCTCGCTTCATCCTTAATCCTCGGTCTGCTCGCTCTTTCAGGGACCTTTCTCATCCTTTATGCGACTCCGCAAGGCATGGGGCTTTCGGATGATTCGATTGCGTACATTGCCGGGGCGAGAAGCATTTTGGATGGGCAGGGCTATCGCGAAGCGTGGCTGGCATCCAACCAACCCGTTACACACTTTCCTCCCGGCTTTTCCTCTGTATTGGCTTTGGTAGGCATCAGCGGACTCGACCCCCTGCGAGGCACGCGCCTGGTCAACTCCATCCTATTTGGCGCGAATATTTTCCTGCTGGGTCTCATCGGCTGGCGGATGACCAAATCAAAAGTTGCGGGGATGCTTTTGGCAATTTTATTTTTTCTGAATGGACAACTCTTCCGAGTCCATACCACCGCCATGAGCGAGCCGCTTTATATCTTCTTCACTCTCGCCGCGTTTTTATCTTTCTGGAAATACTTCACACCTCCCGCCGAGAACATGGGCAAAGACAGGAGCGCGGGCTTTCTTTTTCTTTCAGCCATCCTCACCGCCTTCGCCTACCTGACCCGTTACGCGGGTCTTGCCCTTCTCGCCACCTTCCTCGTTTCGCTTTTCATTCTTCACGAAACCCTGAAGAAACGCTTTATAGGCGCAGGCATCTTCTTCGCCGGTTTTGTTCCCTTCGCCTTTGCCTGGGGAATCCGCAACCGGCTGCTGACCGACAATACCACCAATCGCACCCTTGTATATCATCCCATCACCCTCGAAAACGTCCAACTGGGTATTTCCAACTTTGCCGCTTTCGTTCTGCCCGTAGAGGAATGGAGGCGCGAACTTATCAAAGTCCCCAATCTGTTCTCCATCATATTTGCACTTATCGTCCTTGTCCTGCTCATTTGGGTCGTGGCGAAAGCCTTCAAGAAACTTTCCAATCCTTCACTTGAAACACCTGAAGTCCTTCCCTTCATCAGCACGCTGTATATCTTTGGTTACCTCGCATCCATTCTCTCCTCGATGACCTGGTTCGATGCCAGCACCAAATTCCAGTTGCGCATCCTTGCGCCGGTTTATGTCAACCTGCTCATCATGGCGGTTTATTTCGGCTGGCGGCTTTGGCACTCCGCCACATCCTCTTCGCGTTTTACCTTTTATGCATTACGAACAACATTTATTATCTTCCTGATTTACGGTTTCACAACCTCCGCCCTGAATTATTACAATACCCTCACCCAACTTCGCAAAGGCGGACAGGGATACGCATCCTTCCAATGGTTCGACTCGGAAGCGATGGACTTCCTGAGTCAACTACCGGAAGGCACGCGCATCTATTCCAACCAGGTCCCGCCTGTCTATCTTTACACCGGGCGTCCCGGTTACGTTCTGCCAGACCTCGTCGACCCCGTCACCGGGTTGCCCCGCGGAAACACTGACGAAGGAATCGCCATGCTCCAAGCCGATGTCCTTTCCGGTGATGCCGCGCTGGCGCTGTTCGATTTCGGCACGCAGGATGAGAATGTGCAATCGATCCATTTGAGCCTTGCCGATGGCTTGTATCTTGCGTTCGACAAACAAGGCGATAAAATCTATACCGCATACCCATAG
- a CDS encoding SDR family oxidoreductase, protein MTIFDKFNLKDRVAIVTGGGGQLGFEFCKTLAEAGASVVAADLNMELATKTATRLKESGYEATAFPLDVTRIESTRDLVAETVKKYGCLDILVNSAALDPKFDPDASAKGIAPGAFEDYPLSDWNAALNVNLTGMFLSTQACVKQMIAQGKKGSVINICSTYGLNGPDQRIYIKDGKRVAFKPVYYTTTKAGVLGFTKYLAAYYAETEIRVNALTPGGVYNNHEEYFVKNYSAKTILGRMAKKDEMNGALLFLASDASSYMTGNNVIVDGGWTAW, encoded by the coding sequence ATGACCATCTTCGATAAATTCAATTTGAAAGACCGCGTGGCTATTGTCACCGGGGGCGGGGGTCAACTTGGTTTTGAATTTTGCAAGACCCTTGCTGAAGCGGGTGCGTCAGTCGTCGCTGCGGATTTGAATATGGAACTTGCCACAAAGACTGCGACTCGACTCAAAGAGTCCGGGTATGAGGCGACGGCGTTTCCCCTCGATGTGACCCGCATCGAATCGACCCGCGACCTGGTCGCTGAAACCGTGAAGAAATACGGCTGTCTTGATATTCTCGTCAACTCCGCAGCGCTTGATCCAAAATTCGATCCGGATGCCTCTGCTAAAGGAATCGCTCCCGGCGCCTTCGAGGATTATCCGCTTAGTGATTGGAACGCCGCCCTTAACGTAAATTTGACCGGCATGTTCCTCAGTACGCAGGCCTGCGTCAAGCAAATGATCGCGCAGGGGAAGAAAGGCAGCGTCATCAACATCTGCTCCACTTATGGACTCAACGGACCTGACCAGCGCATCTACATCAAGGATGGAAAGCGCGTGGCATTCAAACCCGTCTACTACACCACCACGAAAGCGGGAGTGCTGGGTTTTACAAAATATCTTGCCGCGTATTATGCCGAAACGGAGATCCGCGTCAATGCACTGACACCCGGCGGTGTGTACAACAACCATGAAGAATATTTCGTCAAGAACTACTCCGCCAAAACCATCCTCGGACGCATGGCAAAAAAGGACGAAATGAACGGCGCGCTGTTGTTCCTCGCCTCGGATGCATCTTCCTATATGACCGGCAACAACGTCATCGTCGATGGCGGTTGGACGGCGTGGTGA
- a CDS encoding acylneuraminate cytidylyltransferase: protein MTHILAIIPARGGSKGIPRKNIRPFAGYPLIAWSIAAAKQSSLVTRIIVSTDDEEIASVAREWGAETPFLRPAELAQDKTTDLPVFEHALKWLEEIEGYHPDVVVQLRPTSPIRPRTMVDEAVNVLLNHEDADCVRGVVPAAQNPFKMWRFNGEEKPLSKLLEVPGIAEPYNAPRQVLPPVYWQTGHIDAIRASTIVNKKSLTGDIVYPLVIDPKFTVDIDTLADWAKYEAVIYGGLEVVSPGNPRRRMPERVKMILCDFDGVVTDNLVLTDENGKETVSASRSDSMHIKTLREKGVEVMILSSEPNPVVLARAKKMGVEAIHGIGMQDKGRVMREVLEQKKVRAGEVIYIGNDLNDLPCFEIAGWSVAVADAYPEVLRAADHVLTKPGGRGAVRELCEMVLKNLPA, encoded by the coding sequence ATGACCCACATCCTTGCCATCATCCCCGCTCGCGGCGGCTCGAAAGGAATTCCGCGCAAGAATATCCGCCCTTTTGCGGGCTATCCGCTCATCGCATGGAGCATCGCTGCAGCAAAACAATCAAGCCTGGTGACACGCATCATCGTCTCGACGGATGACGAGGAAATCGCCTCAGTTGCCCGCGAATGGGGCGCGGAGACGCCTTTCCTTCGTCCCGCCGAATTGGCGCAAGATAAAACAACAGACCTGCCCGTGTTCGAACACGCACTCAAATGGCTGGAAGAGATCGAAGGTTATCATCCCGATGTGGTTGTGCAACTGCGCCCCACATCGCCCATCCGCCCGAGGACAATGGTGGATGAAGCGGTCAATGTTTTGTTGAATCATGAAGATGCCGATTGTGTGCGCGGCGTGGTGCCTGCGGCACAAAATCCGTTCAAGATGTGGCGTTTCAACGGCGAAGAGAAACCGCTCAGCAAATTACTCGAGGTTCCCGGAATCGCCGAGCCTTACAACGCGCCGCGCCAGGTCCTGCCGCCTGTGTATTGGCAGACGGGGCACATCGACGCCATCCGCGCCTCGACGATTGTAAACAAAAAGTCTTTGACCGGCGATATCGTTTACCCGTTGGTGATCGACCCAAAATTTACAGTGGATATCGACACGCTTGCGGATTGGGCGAAGTACGAAGCCGTCATCTATGGCGGGTTGGAGGTCGTTTCGCCGGGGAATCCGCGTCGCAGAATGCCCGAACGTGTAAAGATGATCCTGTGCGACTTCGACGGCGTGGTTACGGACAATTTGGTTCTTACGGATGAAAATGGAAAGGAAACCGTTTCCGCTTCGAGGAGCGACAGCATGCACATCAAGACCCTGCGCGAAAAGGGCGTGGAGGTGATGATCCTCTCCTCGGAACCGAATCCGGTGGTGCTGGCGCGCGCGAAAAAGATGGGAGTGGAGGCGATCCATGGGATCGGGATGCAGGACAAAGGGCGCGTGATGCGCGAAGTCCTTGAGCAGAAAAAGGTTCGAGCCGGGGAAGTCATCTACATCGGTAACGATCTCAACGATCTGCCCTGCTTCGAAATCGCAGGATGGTCGGTGGCGGTTGCGGATGCGTATCCGGAAGTCCTCCGCGCGGCGGATCATGTGTTGACAAAACCGGGCGGGCGCGGCGCGGTACGGGAATTGTGCGAGATGGTATTGAAGAATCTACCGGCATAG
- a CDS encoding N-acetylneuraminate synthase family protein: protein MTREIKFGNRMIGDGHPAYIIAEIGINHNGDLEIAKKIIDAAVHAGADAVKFQKRTPEVSTPSEQQKQMRETPWGYITYLDYRYKVEFNEEQYREIARYCKEKKIDWMVSVWDEPSVDFMEKFETPAYKVPSASLTDHNLLKYVRKTGKPVIISTGMSTMKQIHKGVNAVGEDNLVIMHCTSTYPCEPEELNLKMIETLRKEFPKNPIGYSGHEVGLVPSAIAVAYGACSVERHITLDRAMWGSDQAASVEPGGFERLVKYIRVTEASLGDGVKKVYASEQSSLKKLRRVDGED from the coding sequence ATGACTCGTGAAATAAAATTTGGGAATCGAATGATCGGCGACGGGCACCCTGCATACATCATTGCCGAGATCGGCATCAACCATAACGGCGATCTGGAGATCGCAAAGAAGATCATCGATGCCGCGGTGCATGCCGGCGCGGATGCAGTCAAGTTCCAGAAGCGCACACCGGAGGTCAGCACACCGTCCGAACAGCAGAAACAGATGCGCGAAACGCCGTGGGGTTACATTACCTATCTTGACTACCGATACAAGGTCGAATTCAACGAAGAACAATACCGCGAGATCGCCCGCTACTGCAAGGAAAAGAAAATCGATTGGATGGTGTCGGTTTGGGATGAACCTTCCGTGGATTTCATGGAGAAGTTCGAAACGCCCGCGTATAAAGTCCCGTCTGCTTCGCTGACCGACCATAATCTATTGAAGTATGTGCGCAAGACCGGCAAACCTGTCATCATCTCGACGGGCATGTCCACCATGAAACAGATTCACAAGGGCGTCAATGCCGTCGGCGAAGACAACCTCGTCATCATGCATTGCACCAGCACCTATCCGTGCGAGCCGGAAGAATTGAACCTCAAAATGATCGAAACCCTGCGCAAAGAATTCCCAAAGAACCCAATCGGTTACTCCGGCCATGAGGTGGGGCTTGTACCTTCCGCGATCGCTGTCGCTTATGGAGCCTGTTCGGTGGAACGCCACATCACGCTGGACCGCGCCATGTGGGGCAGCGACCAGGCTGCCTCGGTGGAACCCGGCGGCTTCGAGCGTTTGGTCAAATACATCCGTGTGACCGAGGCTTCGCTCGGCGACGGCGTGAAGAAGGTCTATGCAAGCGAACAGTCGTCGTTGAAGAAATTGCGCCGGGTCGATGGGGAAGATTAG
- a CDS encoding sulfotransferase domain-containing protein — protein sequence MTPLKSVRRAIRPMGKTLQAMMRWRRFSFDEAPPIFGNSKPKSGSHLLLQILNGFTRIMPYKYVEAEPVRTITKDGRRKTEEEILDELIRIPRGVIGWGYVDATPKNASFLTASGRVNFFIYRDPRDMLVSQVFFATDMHEEHGMHEYYNSLPDFNARLNVAITGIEKGGLKMVSVKQRYEGVFQWLEQKNVMSLRFEDLINNRDATLLAMLDEVEKTGYKIPTPREKALQILVDAIQPRKSHTFRSGKTGGWKEHFNKEHKKLFKDVAGDLLVKLGYENNNDW from the coding sequence ATGACTCCGCTCAAATCGGTCCGCCGCGCCATTCGACCCATGGGTAAAACCCTCCAGGCGATGATGCGTTGGAGGCGATTTTCCTTCGATGAAGCGCCACCCATCTTCGGCAATTCCAAACCGAAGAGCGGCTCGCACCTGTTGTTGCAGATCCTCAACGGATTTACGCGCATCATGCCGTACAAATACGTCGAAGCGGAGCCGGTGAGGACCATTACGAAAGATGGAAGAAGAAAGACGGAAGAAGAAATATTGGATGAATTGATCCGCATCCCGCGTGGAGTGATCGGCTGGGGCTATGTGGATGCCACACCCAAAAACGCCTCTTTCCTGACCGCGAGCGGGCGCGTCAACTTTTTCATTTACCGCGACCCAAGAGATATGCTCGTCTCGCAGGTCTTCTTCGCGACGGATATGCACGAAGAACACGGGATGCATGAATACTACAACTCTCTACCTGATTTCAACGCGAGACTCAATGTGGCAATTACGGGGATTGAAAAAGGCGGTTTGAAAATGGTCAGTGTGAAGCAGAGATACGAAGGCGTCTTCCAGTGGCTCGAACAGAAAAACGTGATGAGCCTGCGTTTTGAAGACCTCATCAACAACCGCGATGCAACTCTGCTGGCGATGCTCGATGAAGTGGAAAAGACCGGTTATAAGATACCCACTCCACGTGAGAAGGCGTTGCAGATTCTCGTTGATGCCATACAGCCAAGGAAAAGTCACACCTTCCGCTCAGGGAAGACCGGTGGGTGGAAAGAACATTTCAACAAGGAACACAAAAAGTTGTTCAAGGATGTGGCGGGCGACCTGTTGGTGAAATTGGGGTATGAGAATAATAATGATTGGTAA
- a CDS encoding nitroreductase family deazaflavin-dependent oxidoreductase, which yields MTVIDLSQFEKEEYCYLTTRGRVTGKPHEIEIWFVVHEDSMYLMSGGMDKSDWVKNLMKEPNVSIRIAGQIFPALASLLNDKMVEDNVRMKMAVKYNEWEGRGPSKWARTTLVVKFIPS from the coding sequence ATGACTGTCATCGATTTATCCCAATTCGAGAAGGAAGAATACTGCTACCTTACCACCCGCGGACGGGTGACCGGCAAGCCGCATGAGATCGAAATTTGGTTCGTCGTCCATGAAGATTCGATGTATCTCATGTCCGGCGGCATGGATAAGTCGGATTGGGTGAAGAATTTGATGAAGGAGCCCAACGTCTCTATCCGCATCGCAGGGCAGATTTTCCCTGCACTCGCAAGTTTATTGAACGATAAGATGGTCGAAGACAATGTGCGGATGAAGATGGCGGTCAAATATAACGAATGGGAAGGAAGAGGTCCCAGCAAGTGGGCGAGGACCACGTTAGTCGTGAAGTTTATTCCATCCTAA
- a CDS encoding DUF2132 domain-containing protein: MTEAPQPNNPLHGITLEMIVTQLVKQYGWADLGRRIPIKCFTNDPSIKSSLKLLRQTPWARKKVEELYLQSVEK; this comes from the coding sequence ATGACGGAAGCCCCCCAACCCAACAACCCCCTGCACGGCATCACCCTCGAAATGATCGTCACCCAGCTTGTAAAACAATACGGCTGGGCGGATCTGGGCAGGCGCATCCCGATCAAGTGTTTTACGAACGACCCCAGCATCAAATCGAGCCTCAAGCTCCTGCGTCAGACTCCGTGGGCGCGCAAGAAAGTGGAAGAGTTGTATTTACAGTCTGTTGAGAAATAA
- a CDS encoding DUF1939 domain-containing protein, which yields MGVMLQTFHWDCPREDGKEFQWWNYINREIPGLAKVGFTSLWLPPVHKAANLFGPSMGYDPYDYYDLGEFDQRGSVPTWFGTRQELDQLIETAHKHGLSVIADMVLNHNSGADAQEVNPITGQSRWTVFNPKSGRFIRNWESFHPSMYESWDEMTFGDMPDLSHRNPYVYGELLKLARWLIEEVGFDGFRYDFVKGFAANTITAIQEYRYMKNGAYHKPFGVAEYWDNATNTLHWVNETNEANYNPVDAFDFPLRELLKGLCDTYGFSLKSLVHGETILKAQPQTTVTFVENHDLRDEGRPITNDKLLAYSYILTHEGYPCVFWKDYFNYNLALRDTPNGIDALVTAHERYAGGETSILYLSDDLYIMQRGGYGDQRGLIYVLNNRGDDWRGAWVDTKWANASFFPAAWWGKSDRSRPADQATTADGRGQFFAPARGYAVYALK from the coding sequence ATGGGCGTCATGTTGCAAACCTTCCACTGGGACTGTCCCAGGGAAGACGGAAAAGAATTTCAATGGTGGAACTATATCAACCGCGAGATACCGGGTCTGGCAAAAGTCGGATTCACATCCCTTTGGCTTCCGCCTGTTCACAAGGCGGCGAATCTGTTTGGTCCCTCCATGGGCTACGACCCGTACGATTATTATGACTTGGGCGAGTTCGACCAGAGGGGAAGCGTCCCGACCTGGTTTGGGACCCGTCAGGAATTGGATCAACTCATTGAAACGGCACACAAGCACGGGCTGAGTGTGATCGCGGATATGGTCCTCAACCACAACTCCGGGGCAGATGCGCAGGAAGTGAATCCCATCACGGGGCAATCGCGTTGGACAGTCTTCAACCCCAAGAGTGGACGGTTCATCCGCAATTGGGAATCGTTCCATCCCAGCATGTATGAATCATGGGACGAAATGACCTTCGGCGACATGCCCGACCTCTCGCATCGCAACCCGTATGTTTACGGCGAACTGCTCAAACTTGCACGCTGGCTGATCGAAGAGGTCGGCTTCGACGGCTTTCGATACGACTTCGTCAAAGGCTTTGCCGCCAACACCATCACCGCAATTCAGGAATACCGCTACATGAAGAACGGCGCATATCACAAACCTTTCGGCGTGGCGGAGTACTGGGATAACGCCACCAACACCCTGCACTGGGTCAATGAGACGAACGAAGCCAATTACAATCCGGTCGACGCCTTCGATTTCCCATTGCGCGAACTGCTCAAAGGGTTATGCGACACCTACGGTTTTAGTTTGAAGAGTCTCGTCCACGGCGAAACGATTTTGAAGGCGCAACCTCAAACCACTGTGACCTTCGTGGAAAATCACGATCTGCGCGACGAAGGTCGCCCCATCACCAACGACAAACTGCTCGCCTACTCCTACATCCTCACCCATGAAGGCTATCCCTGCGTCTTCTGGAAGGATTACTTCAACTATAACCTCGCCCTGCGCGATACGCCCAACGGCATCGACGCGCTCGTGACTGCGCACGAAAGATACGCAGGCGGCGAGACGTCCATTCTCTACCTTTCCGACGATCTCTACATCATGCAGCGCGGCGGATACGGCGATCAACGCGGCTTGATCTACGTCCTCAACAACCGCGGCGACGACTGGCGCGGCGCCTGGGTGGATACCAAATGGGCAAACGCCTCTTTCTTCCCCGCTGCCTGGTGGGGCAAAAGCGACCGTTCCCGCCCCGCCGACCAAGCCACCACCGCCGACGGGCGCGGTCAATTCTTCGCCCCTGCGCGCGGATATGCGGTATATGCGTTGAAGTAA